The following are encoded together in the Labrys wisconsinensis genome:
- a CDS encoding thymidylate synthase has translation MLDRARTSHPERRYLDLMERVWREGSPRRDRTGVGTRAVFGERLAFDLSDGTIPLLTTKRVSWKTIVRELLWFLGGETNIRPLLQDGVTIWTDWPLARYRRETGEAVTQAAFEARIVADEAFAQAWGDLGPVYGAQWRHWPRYEPAGEGLFRRTPEGIDQISRLVHDIRTNPSSRRLLFTGWNVAELDGMALPPCHMTYQYFVADGRLSGLLHQRSCDVGLGVPYNLVTAALLLRMLAQQCDLEPGEFVWFGGDVHLYENHGELVATQLAREPRPWPTLAFARRPASILDYRFEDFVVEGYDPHPAIPAPIAV, from the coding sequence ATGCTCGACCGCGCCCGCACCAGCCATCCGGAACGCCGTTATCTCGACCTGATGGAGCGGGTCTGGCGGGAGGGCTCGCCGCGCCGCGACCGCACCGGCGTCGGCACCCGCGCCGTGTTCGGCGAGCGGCTGGCCTTCGATCTCTCCGACGGCACCATCCCGCTCCTCACCACCAAGCGGGTCTCCTGGAAGACGATCGTGCGGGAGCTCCTGTGGTTTCTGGGCGGCGAGACCAATATCCGTCCGCTGCTGCAGGACGGGGTCACCATCTGGACCGACTGGCCGCTGGCGCGCTACCGGCGCGAGACGGGCGAGGCGGTGACGCAGGCGGCGTTCGAGGCGCGGATCGTGGCGGACGAGGCCTTTGCGCAGGCGTGGGGCGACCTCGGCCCGGTCTACGGGGCGCAATGGCGCCATTGGCCGCGCTACGAGCCGGCGGGCGAGGGGCTGTTCCGCCGCACGCCCGAGGGCATCGACCAGATCAGCCGGCTGGTCCACGACATCCGCACCAACCCGAGCTCGCGCCGGCTCCTGTTCACGGGCTGGAACGTGGCCGAGCTCGACGGCATGGCGCTGCCGCCCTGCCACATGACCTATCAATATTTCGTCGCGGACGGGCGGCTCTCCGGCCTCCTGCACCAGCGCTCCTGCGATGTCGGCCTGGGCGTGCCCTACAATCTGGTCACGGCCGCGCTTCTCCTGCGCATGCTGGCCCAGCAATGCGACCTGGAGCCGGGGGAGTTCGTCTGGTTCGGCGGCGACGTGCATCTCTACGAGAACCATGGCGAGCTTGTCGCCACCCAGCTCGCCCGCGAGCCGCGCCCGTGGCCGACCCTCGCCTTCGCCCGGCGGCCGGCGTCGATCCTGGACTACCGCTTCGAGGATTTCGTCGTCGAAGGCTATGATCCGCACCCCGCCATCCCTGCGCCGATCGCGGTATGA
- a CDS encoding dihydrofolate reductase, translating into MTAPAAVLAGDEADPLPIVMVAAMARNGVIGVDNGLPWHMRSDLKHFRAATWGKPMIMGRKTYQSIGRPLPGRETVVVTRDPAFAAEGVHVVDGLDAAFALAAMLARTSGAEEIIVAGGATIYAEAMKRADRLVITEIQLEAEGDAVFPPIDPLQWLQASRTAYPRGEKDDAAYDVVVWQRR; encoded by the coding sequence ATGACGGCGCCGGCCGCGGTTCTCGCCGGTGACGAGGCCGATCCCCTGCCGATCGTGATGGTGGCGGCCATGGCCCGCAACGGCGTCATCGGCGTCGACAACGGCCTGCCCTGGCACATGCGCTCGGATCTCAAGCATTTCCGGGCCGCCACCTGGGGCAAGCCGATGATCATGGGCCGCAAGACCTATCAGTCGATCGGCCGGCCGCTGCCGGGGCGCGAGACCGTCGTGGTGACGCGTGACCCGGCCTTCGCGGCCGAGGGCGTGCATGTCGTCGACGGGCTCGACGCCGCCTTCGCGCTGGCGGCGATGCTGGCCCGGACCAGCGGTGCCGAGGAGATCATCGTCGCGGGCGGCGCCACCATCTATGCCGAGGCGATGAAGCGGGCCGACAGGCTGGTGATCACCGAGATCCAGCTCGAGGCGGAGGGCGATGCCGTGTTCCCGCCGATCGATCCCCTGCAATGGCTGCAGGCCTCGCGCACCGCCTACCCCCGCGGGGAGAAGGACGATGCGGCCTATGACGTGGTGGTCTGGCAGCGCCGCTGA
- a CDS encoding OFA family MFS transporter: MDIATKGVGRIASGAGLLDRERIVAGPGFNRWLVPPAALCIHLCIGMAYGFSVFWLPLSRALGVKQSVACPDLTLASALFTTSCDWRIADLGWMFTLFFVVLGVSAALWGGWLERVGPRKAGVVSALCWCGGLLISAVGVYTHQLWLMLLGSGVIGGVGLGLGYISPVSTLIKWFPDRRGMATGMAIMGFGGGAMIGAPLANILMNHFKTETSVGVWQTFTAMGVIYAVFMLAGAFGYRIPPAGWRPDGWTPPPAVAKAMITTRSVHLRDAHRTPQFWLIWAVLCLNVSAGIGVIGMASPMLQEIFGGALIGQPSVSFLDLTAEQKTLVATIAAGFAGLLSLFNIGGRFFWASLSDRLGRKATYFTFFALGIVLYAAAPWAAHIGSKALFVLIFGVILSMYGGGFATVPAYLADIFGTQFVGAIHGRLLTAWSTAGIIGPVVVNYIREFQIAAGVPRSQVYDYTMYVLAGLLVLGLIANVLVRPLADRWFMSEAEVAALQAKSGAHATGGSFGIGRGGLTGPALLAWAFVGIPLLWGVWVTLSGALVLFR, from the coding sequence ATGGACATTGCGACAAAGGGTGTCGGCCGGATCGCGTCCGGCGCGGGGTTGCTGGACAGGGAGCGGATCGTCGCCGGGCCCGGGTTCAACCGCTGGCTGGTGCCGCCGGCGGCGCTGTGCATTCACCTGTGCATCGGCATGGCCTATGGCTTCAGCGTGTTCTGGCTGCCGCTGTCGCGGGCGCTGGGCGTCAAGCAATCGGTCGCCTGTCCGGACCTGACGCTGGCCTCGGCGCTGTTCACCACGAGCTGCGATTGGCGCATCGCCGATCTCGGCTGGATGTTCACGTTGTTCTTCGTCGTCCTCGGCGTGTCCGCCGCCCTGTGGGGCGGCTGGCTGGAGCGCGTCGGCCCGCGCAAGGCGGGCGTCGTCTCGGCCCTGTGCTGGTGCGGCGGCCTCCTGATCTCCGCCGTCGGCGTCTACACCCACCAGCTCTGGCTGATGCTGCTTGGATCGGGCGTGATCGGTGGTGTCGGCCTCGGCCTCGGCTATATCTCGCCGGTGTCGACGCTGATCAAATGGTTCCCGGATCGGCGCGGCATGGCGACTGGCATGGCGATCATGGGCTTCGGCGGCGGCGCCATGATCGGCGCACCGCTGGCGAACATCCTGATGAACCATTTCAAGACGGAGACCTCGGTCGGCGTCTGGCAGACCTTCACCGCCATGGGCGTCATCTATGCCGTGTTCATGCTGGCGGGAGCCTTCGGCTACCGCATTCCGCCGGCGGGCTGGCGGCCGGACGGGTGGACGCCGCCGCCGGCGGTGGCGAAAGCCATGATCACCACCAGGAGCGTGCATCTCAGGGACGCTCACAGGACGCCGCAGTTCTGGCTGATCTGGGCGGTGCTCTGCCTCAACGTCTCCGCCGGCATCGGTGTGATCGGCATGGCTTCGCCCATGCTGCAGGAAATCTTCGGCGGCGCGCTGATCGGCCAGCCCAGCGTCTCCTTCCTCGATCTGACGGCGGAGCAGAAGACGCTGGTCGCCACGATCGCCGCCGGCTTTGCCGGCCTCCTGTCGCTGTTCAACATCGGCGGTCGGTTCTTCTGGGCCTCGCTTTCCGACAGGCTCGGCCGCAAGGCGACCTATTTCACCTTCTTCGCCCTCGGCATCGTGCTCTATGCCGCCGCGCCATGGGCCGCCCATATCGGCAGCAAGGCGCTGTTCGTGCTGATCTTCGGCGTGATCCTGTCGATGTATGGCGGCGGCTTCGCCACGGTGCCGGCCTATCTCGCCGACATCTTCGGCACCCAGTTCGTCGGCGCGATCCATGGCCGGCTGCTGACCGCCTGGTCCACGGCCGGCATCATCGGCCCGGTGGTGGTGAACTATATCCGCGAGTTCCAGATCGCCGCCGGCGTGCCGCGGTCGCAGGTCTACGACTACACCATGTACGTCCTCGCGGGGTTGCTGGTGCTGGGGCTGATCGCCAACGTCCTGGTGCGGCCGCTGGCGGACCGGTGGTTCATGAGCGAGGCGGAAGTGGCGGCGCTGCAGGCCAAGAGCGGTGCGCACGCGACGGGCGGCTCCTTCGGCATCGGCCGCGGTGGGCTGACGGGCCCGGCCCTGCTCGCCTGGGCGTTCGTCGGCATTCCGCTGCTGTGGGGCGTGTGGGTGACGCTCAGCGGCGCGCTGGTGCTGTTCCGCTAG